ACCGGCGTCATGGTCAGCCTCGGCGCCAAGCTCGGCCTCTACCGGACCATGGCCGGTGCCGGTCCTCTTTCGTCCAAGGAAGTCGCCAAGCGGGCAGAGTGCGCCGAGCGCTATGTGCGGGAGTGGCTCAACGCCCAGGCGGCAGGCGGCTACCTAGCCTACCACGCTGCGAGCGACACTTACGAACTGCTGCCCGAGCAAGCCGCCGTTCTCGCCGACGGGGACAGCCCCTACTACATCCCCGTCGCCTGGAATGTGCCCGCCTCGCTGTGGGCCGACGAGGAGAAGGCGATCATGGCGATCCGCGACGGCAGCGGTGTCCCGTGGGGAGAGCACGACCGGCGCATGTCCTGCGGGTCGGCGGGTTTCTTCCGCAATGGCTACAAGGCGAACCTGGTGGCAAACTGGCTGCCCACGCTCGATGGTGTGGTGGACCGGCTTTCGCAAGGGATCGTGGTCGCGGATGTTGGCTGCGGTCACGGGCATTCCACCCGGCTCATGGCCAAGGCGTTCCCGAAATCGCGTTTCTATGGGTTCGACACCCATGCCGCATCAATCGCCGAGGCGCGCGAATATGCCGATGTGGCAGGCGTCCTGGATCGGACGCACTTCTCGCTTTCCAATGCCACGACATATCCCGACCACCAGTACGACCTGATCTGCTTCTTCGACGTGCTGCACGATCTGGGCGATCCGGTGGCCGCGGCACGCCATGCCGCAAAGGTCCTGGCGCCCGGAGGCATGGTGATGCTGGTGGAGCCGTTCGCGCACGACCATACGGCCGACAACCTCACAGCGACGGGGCAGCTCTACTACTCGGCCTCCACCGTGATC
The nucleotide sequence above comes from Pseudosulfitobacter pseudonitzschiae. Encoded proteins:
- a CDS encoding class I SAM-dependent methyltransferase, whose product is MLDIQSIDAERLEIFVGKAMSDLTAGYTGVMVSLGAKLGLYRTMAGAGPLSSKEVAKRAECAERYVREWLNAQAAGGYLAYHAASDTYELLPEQAAVLADGDSPYYIPVAWNVPASLWADEEKAIMAIRDGSGVPWGEHDRRMSCGSAGFFRNGYKANLVANWLPTLDGVVDRLSQGIVVADVGCGHGHSTRLMAKAFPKSRFYGFDTHAASIAEAREYADVAGVLDRTHFSLSNATTYPDHQYDLICFFDVLHDLGDPVAAARHAAKVLAPGGMVMLVEPFAHDHTADNLTATGQLYYSASTVICCAHAISEGGTMVLGAQAGEARLADVFRKAGFTHFRRAAETPFNMIFEARR